A single window of Myxocyprinus asiaticus isolate MX2 ecotype Aquarium Trade chromosome 34, UBuf_Myxa_2, whole genome shotgun sequence DNA harbors:
- the LOC127425473 gene encoding neurensin-1-like isoform X1, protein MVESGCRVFGVRSYIHHFYEECTASMREQQEDFQNRRWSLDLWKVTLVLGAVILTVGLVVMTVGYAIPTRIEAFGEGELLFVDRQAMRYNRSLHMCVLAGTGLLTLGGVLMAGGIVMSNFSMTPTKQEDSSQQSSRGERKGGTRITNAMKSPADPVMKPPSPASSDRGVSPLARDDKVQQSS, encoded by the exons ATGGTCGAGTCTGGCTGTCGTGTTTTCGGAGTGCGCTCCTATATACACCACTTCTACGAGGAGTGCACAGCCTCGATGAGGGAGCAGCAGGAGGACTTTCAGAACCGGCGGTGGAGCTTAGACCTCTGGAAG GTCACTCTTGTTCTTGGTGCCGTGATCCTGACAGTGGGGCTGGTGGTCATGACAGTGGGCTATGCCATCCCCACTCGTATTGAGGCTTTCGGTGAGGGGGAGTTGCTGTTCGTGGACCGCCAGGCCATGCGCTACAATCGGTCGCTACACATGTGCGTACTGGCCGGGACGGGGCTTCTCACACTGGGTGGGGTTTTGATGGCAGGAGGAATCGTGATGTCTAACTTCTCCATGACTCCCACAAAACAGGAAGACTCCAGCCAACAGTCATCAAGAGGAGAACGGAAGGGGGGAACCAGAATCACGAATGCAATGAAAAGCCCAGCAGACCCTGTGATGAAGCCTCCCAGTCCGGCCTCTAGTGATAGAGGAGTATCTCCTCTAGCTAGGGATGATAAAGTCCAGCAGAGCTCATAA
- the LOC127425473 gene encoding neurensin-1-like isoform X2, translating into MVESGCRVFGVRSYIHHFYEECTASMREQQEDFQNRRWSLDLWKVTLVLGAVILTVGLVVMTVGYAIPTRIEAFGEGELLFVDRQAMRYNRSLHMKTPANSHQEENGRGEPESRMQ; encoded by the exons ATGGTCGAGTCTGGCTGTCGTGTTTTCGGAGTGCGCTCCTATATACACCACTTCTACGAGGAGTGCACAGCCTCGATGAGGGAGCAGCAGGAGGACTTTCAGAACCGGCGGTGGAGCTTAGACCTCTGGAAG GTCACTCTTGTTCTTGGTGCCGTGATCCTGACAGTGGGGCTGGTGGTCATGACAGTGGGCTATGCCATCCCCACTCGTATTGAGGCTTTCGGTGAGGGGGAGTTGCTGTTCGTGGACCGCCAGGCCATGCGCTACAATCGGTCGCTACACAT GAAGACTCCAGCCAACAGTCATCAAGAGGAGAACGGAAGGGGGGAACCAGAATCACGAATGCAATGA